The genomic interval GGTTAGGAAGATAGCATCTAAGATCAATCTGCCTTCTGCTAAAAGAAGGGATAGCCAAGAAGTATGTTTTTTAGAAGGAATTAATTATAAAGATTTTTTAAAAAATAAATTAAATAAAAATAAAATTAAAAAGGGCAACTTCATATTAAATGGAGAAGTTATAGGTAGTCATAAGGGCTTATGTTATTATACTATTGGGCAGCGAAAACATTTAGATATTGGCTACCATAAACCATTATACGTAGCAAAAAAAGATACAAAAAGTGGTGATATCATATTAAAAGAGGACGGGCCTTTTTATGCAAAGGGAATAAAGATAAAGGAGTGTAGCTTTATAGATAGTTCAACAAATTTACAAAAGGTTTATGTAATGATAAGATATCGATCAAAAAAAGCACAGGCAACCATAGAAAAACTACCAAACAAGAGAGCAGTTATCCTATTTGACGAACCCTTAGATTCACCCGCTAAAGGACAACTTGCTGCAATCTATAATGATAATAAGGTTTTAGGGGGTGGCTTCATATATGAAGTCTTTTAATGATATCAAAAGTTGTGTTGTTGCATTAAGCGGTGGATTTGACAGTGCAACAGTTGCATACTTAGCAAAACTGTTCCTTGGTGAAGATAATGTTGCCTCAGTAACCTGTATAAACCCACATATATTTAGATACCAAGTGTACAATGCAAGGGATATCGCGCAAAAACTCAATATTAAATGGATACCACTATTCATTAATAATATGCCAATGGAATTTTATAAAAATGATACCTTACGTTGCTATTATTGTAAAAAAACTATTTTAGAACATATCTCAAAAATCAAAAAGGATTTAAAATATGAGACTATTTTAGATGGAACAAAGAAGGATGATCTAAATGAGCAAAGGCCAGGGCTAAGGGCAGTAAAAGAATATAATATAATATCTCCATTATTGGATAAAAATTTTGATTTAAATTATATGATAAAATCAAAGAAATTTTTTAATTATAATAAGATTAGTTTTAATAAGGAATCCTGCATAGCAACAAGGATTATGGAAGGCACAATAAACAAAGATAAGCTAACATTAATAGAAAATATTGAAGATGCTCTACGTTATAAATATCCACAAATTAGAGCAAGACTATATAATGATAGAATTCTAATAACAACAAAATCTAATTATACCTTCAACAATAACGATAAAGAATTTATAACAAACACACTACGCTATTTAATTAATACAAAGCCTATATATTTTGAAAATTAAAAACTATAAATAATAATTTATCTAATTTCTATCACCAATTACTATTGTAGCTTGGGCAGC from Deferribacterota bacterium carries:
- the mnmA gene encoding tRNA 2-thiouridine(34) synthase MnmA, translating into MKKVLAALSGGVDSSFAAYLKIQEGYEVIGVTLDLFGNKNFEDVEKVANFLGIDWYIANYQRLFSSTVISYFIKSYIEGLTPNPCAFCNRYAKFPFLINEMKKLKAHKIITGHYANICEFNNNKYIDQPLDTKKDQTYYLALLDRTILDNIEFPLSNYCKSEVRKIASKINLPSAKRRDSQEVCFLEGINYKDFLKNKLNKNKIKKGNFILNGEVIGSHKGLCYYTIGQRKHLDIGYHKPLYVAKKDTKSGDIILKEDGPFYAKGIKIKECSFIDSSTNLQKVYVMIRYRSKKAQATIEKLPNKRAVILFDEPLDSPAKGQLAAIYNDNKVLGGGFIYEVF